The following proteins are encoded in a genomic region of Chryseobacterium cucumeris:
- a CDS encoding glycoside hydrolase family 125 protein — protein MERRNFIKTSALAGAGLLFTQNVFAKNLVLDNFPVVRVPKDKRHFTSESVESAIAAFKKKVKNKELSWLFENCFPNTLDTTVYYTETNGTPDTYVITGDIDAMWLRDSSAQVFPYLQFSKKDEKLHKLISGVIHKQTTFILKDPYANAFYNDDQKISKWKEYDHTDMKPGTHERKWEIDSLCYPIRLAYHFWKTTGDTKPFDANWLKGIKLTLQTFTEQQRKNDLGPYKFERTTAWATDGVPMGGYGYPTKPVGLISSMFRPSDDATIYGFLIPSNLFAVVSLRQAAEMVTQIKNEKTLAQQLNSLAHEVETAIKKYGIYNHPEFGKIYAFEVNGFGSYNLMDDANCPSLLGLPYLDAVKADDPVYLNTRKFVWSENNPFFFKGKLAEGIGGPHIGLDMIWPMSIIMKALTTKDKSEIRWCIDTLQKTHGGTGFMHESFHKDDSKKFTREWFAWANTLFGELLWKTFNENPELLT, from the coding sequence ATGGAAAGGAGAAATTTTATTAAAACAAGTGCACTGGCAGGAGCCGGATTGCTGTTTACTCAAAATGTTTTTGCTAAAAATTTAGTGCTGGACAATTTTCCTGTTGTCCGTGTTCCTAAAGATAAAAGACATTTTACCAGCGAATCTGTAGAAAGTGCTATTGCCGCGTTTAAAAAGAAAGTGAAAAACAAAGAGCTGAGCTGGCTTTTTGAAAACTGCTTCCCGAATACATTGGATACTACTGTTTATTATACGGAAACCAACGGAACGCCGGATACCTATGTGATCACCGGGGATATTGATGCCATGTGGCTTCGTGACAGTTCCGCACAGGTTTTCCCTTATCTGCAGTTCTCGAAGAAAGATGAAAAACTGCACAAGCTGATCTCAGGAGTCATCCATAAACAGACTACTTTCATCCTGAAAGATCCTTATGCAAACGCTTTCTATAACGATGACCAGAAGATCAGTAAATGGAAAGAATATGACCATACCGATATGAAGCCGGGAACCCATGAAAGAAAATGGGAAATCGACTCGCTTTGCTATCCTATCCGTCTGGCCTACCACTTCTGGAAAACAACCGGAGATACAAAACCTTTCGATGCCAACTGGCTGAAAGGAATCAAACTTACCCTGCAGACTTTCACAGAACAGCAGAGAAAAAATGATCTGGGTCCTTACAAATTCGAGCGTACAACGGCTTGGGCAACAGATGGAGTTCCTATGGGAGGATATGGTTATCCAACAAAACCTGTGGGATTGATCAGCTCTATGTTCCGTCCAAGTGATGATGCTACCATCTACGGATTCCTGATCCCTTCCAACTTATTTGCGGTGGTAAGCTTACGCCAGGCTGCGGAAATGGTTACTCAGATTAAAAATGAAAAAACGTTGGCTCAACAATTGAACAGCCTTGCTCATGAGGTAGAAACAGCCATCAAAAAATACGGAATTTACAATCATCCTGAATTTGGAAAAATATATGCTTTTGAAGTAAATGGCTTTGGAAGCTACAACCTGATGGATGATGCGAACTGTCCAAGCTTGCTGGGACTGCCTTATCTGGATGCGGTGAAAGCTGATGACCCTGTGTATTTGAATACAAGAAAATTTGTGTGGTCAGAAAACAACCCGTTCTTCTTCAAAGGTAAGCTGGCAGAAGGAATAGGAGGTCCGCATATCGGACTTGACATGATCTGGCCAATGAGTATCATAATGAAGGCACTCACTACCAAAGACAAAAGTGAGATCAGATGGTGCATAGATACCTTACAGAAAACGCATGGAGGAACAGGCTTTATGCATGAATCCTTCCATAAAGACGACTCCAAAAAGTTCACCAGAGAATGGTTTGCATGGGCCAATACCTTATTTGGAGAATTGTTATGGAAAACCTTTAACGAAAACCCGGAGCTACTGACATAG